From Meles meles chromosome 5, mMelMel3.1 paternal haplotype, whole genome shotgun sequence, one genomic window encodes:
- the GPX6 gene encoding glutathione peroxidase 6 isoform X2, protein MSPATTRLKLYWACASPDGPVFKKQILIPRTATLGDPAPSGRVDKALLVPRRQASSAGGTRAPQQLDCYKGVMGTIYEYGALTLNDEEYVQFQRYAGKHVLFVNVATYUGLTAQYPELNALQEELKPFGVVVLGFPCNQFGKQEPGKNSEILSGLKYVRPGGGFVPNFQLFEKGDVNGEKEQKVFTFLKNSCPPTSDLLGSSNQLFWEPMKVHDIRWNFEKFLVGPDGVPVMRWFHKAPVSTVKADILEYLKQFQSE, encoded by the exons ATGTCACCCGCGACCACGAGGCTCAAACTTTACTGGGCATGTGCATCACCTGACGGTCccgtttttaaaaagcagattctgaTTCCGCGGACAGCGACCCTAGGCGACCCGGCGCCCTCGGGGAGGGTGGACAAAGCACTCCTGGTTCCTAGGAGACAGGCCTCCTCGGCCGGCGGGACACGTGCGCCACAACAG CTGGATTGCTACAAGGGGGTGATGGGCACCATCTACGAGTACGGAGCCCTGACCCTCAATGACGAGGAGTACGTGCAGTTCCAGCGCTACGCGGGCAAGCATGTCCTCTTTGTCAACGTGGCCACGTACTGAGGCCTGACGGCTCAGTATCCTG AACTGAATGCACTACAGGAGGAGCTGAAGCCCTTTGGTGTCGTCGTGCTGGGCTTTCCCTGCAACCAGTTTGGAAAACAAGAACCAGGGAAGAACTCAGAGATCCTTTCTGGGCTCAA GTATGTGCGTCCCGGTGGTGGTTTTGTTCCCAATTTTCAGCTCTTTGAGAAAGGGGATGTgaatggagaaaaagaacagaaggtcTTTACCTTCCTGAAG AACTCCTGTCCTCCAACCTCTGATCTTCTGGGTTCATCAAATCAGCTCTTCTGGGAGCCCATGAAGGTCCACGACATCCGCTGGAACTTTGAGAAGTTCCTGGTGGGGCCTGACGGAGTCCCTGTCATGCGCTGGTTCCACAAGGCTCCCGTCAGCACGGTCAAGGCGGACATCCTGGAGTACCTGAAACAGTTCCAAAGCGAGTAG
- the GPX6 gene encoding glutathione peroxidase 6 isoform X1, which translates to MLPQLWAAGLFPLFLVGLAQPTQKMKLDCYKGVMGTIYEYGALTLNDEEYVQFQRYAGKHVLFVNVATYUGLTAQYPELNALQEELKPFGVVVLGFPCNQFGKQEPGKNSEILSGLKYVRPGGGFVPNFQLFEKGDVNGEKEQKVFTFLKNSCPPTSDLLGSSNQLFWEPMKVHDIRWNFEKFLVGPDGVPVMRWFHKAPVSTVKADILEYLKQFQSE; encoded by the exons ATGCTCCCTCAGCTCTGGGCTGCGGGGCTTTTCCCGCTGTTCCTGGTCGGCCTCGCCCAGCCGACTCAGAAGATGAAG CTGGATTGCTACAAGGGGGTGATGGGCACCATCTACGAGTACGGAGCCCTGACCCTCAATGACGAGGAGTACGTGCAGTTCCAGCGCTACGCGGGCAAGCATGTCCTCTTTGTCAACGTGGCCACGTACTGAGGCCTGACGGCTCAGTATCCTG AACTGAATGCACTACAGGAGGAGCTGAAGCCCTTTGGTGTCGTCGTGCTGGGCTTTCCCTGCAACCAGTTTGGAAAACAAGAACCAGGGAAGAACTCAGAGATCCTTTCTGGGCTCAA GTATGTGCGTCCCGGTGGTGGTTTTGTTCCCAATTTTCAGCTCTTTGAGAAAGGGGATGTgaatggagaaaaagaacagaaggtcTTTACCTTCCTGAAG AACTCCTGTCCTCCAACCTCTGATCTTCTGGGTTCATCAAATCAGCTCTTCTGGGAGCCCATGAAGGTCCACGACATCCGCTGGAACTTTGAGAAGTTCCTGGTGGGGCCTGACGGAGTCCCTGTCATGCGCTGGTTCCACAAGGCTCCCGTCAGCACGGTCAAGGCGGACATCCTGGAGTACCTGAAACAGTTCCAAAGCGAGTAG